A single genomic interval of Cucumis sativus cultivar 9930 chromosome 5, Cucumber_9930_V3, whole genome shotgun sequence harbors:
- the LOC105435671 gene encoding splicing factor 3B subunit 4-like isoform X2 yields the protein MVIPPPPPHRHLDSDIGGPQMVIPSPPPHHHLDSDVGGPQMVIPPPPPHKLPQSDVGGPQLVIPPPPPHHHLNSDIGGPQMVISPPPPHKHPQSDVGGPQMVIPPPPPHHHLDCDVGGSQMVITPPPSHKYPQSDVGGPQMVISPPPPHHHPDSDVGGPQMVISPPPPHHHLDSDVDGPQMVIPTPPPHHIRL from the coding sequence atggtcattccACCCCCTCCACCACATCGTCATCTTGATTCAGACATTGGTGGCCCACAAATGGTCATTCCATCACCTCCACCACACCATCATCTTGATTCGGATGTAGGCGGCCCTCAAATGGTTATCCCTCCTCCTCCACCGCACAAGCTTCCACAATCCGATGTTGGTGGCCCTCAATTGGTCATTCCACCCCCTCCACCACACCATCATCTTAATTCGGACATTGGTGgccctcaaatggtcatctCACCACCTCCTCCGCACAAACATCCACAATCCGATGTTGGCGGGcctcaaatggtcattccACCCCCTCCTCCACACCATCATCTTGACTGTGACGTTGGTGGCTCTCAAATGGTCATCACACCACCTCCGTCGCACAAATATCCACAATCTGATGTTGGCGGgcctcaaatggtcatctCACCCCCTCCTCCACACCATCATCCTGATTCTGACGTTGGTGGCCCTCAAATGGTCATTTCACCCCCTCCACCACACCATCATCTTGATTCCGATGTTGACGGCCCTCAAATGGTTATTCCCACTCCTCCACCACATCACATTCGCCTTTAA
- the LOC105435671 gene encoding pollen-specific leucine-rich repeat extensin-like protein 3 isoform X1, whose amino-acid sequence MYAPSLFVLAQGYPVDSLVQAKDHHNKRILLLLHVDPQFDVGGPQMVIPPPPPHRHLDSDIGGPQMVIPSPPPHHHLDSDVGGPQMVIPPPPPHKLPQSDVGGPQLVIPPPPPHHHLNSDIGGPQMVISPPPPHKHPQSDVGGPQMVIPPPPPHHHLDCDVGGSQMVITPPPSHKYPQSDVGGPQMVISPPPPHHHPDSDVGGPQMVISPPPPHHHLDSDVDGPQMVIPTPPPHHIRL is encoded by the exons ATGTATGCACCAAGCCTCTTTGTGCTCGCTCAGGGCTATCCAGTGGATTCTCTCGTGCAGGCTAAAGATCACCACAACAAACGTATCCTAC TGTTGCTTCATGTTGACCCACAATTTGATGTTGGCGGAcctcaaatggtcattccACCCCCTCCACCACATCGTCATCTTGATTCAGACATTGGTGGCCCACAAATGGTCATTCCATCACCTCCACCACACCATCATCTTGATTCGGATGTAGGCGGCCCTCAAATGGTTATCCCTCCTCCTCCACCGCACAAGCTTCCACAATCCGATGTTGGTGGCCCTCAATTGGTCATTCCACCCCCTCCACCACACCATCATCTTAATTCGGACATTGGTGgccctcaaatggtcatctCACCACCTCCTCCGCACAAACATCCACAATCCGATGTTGGCGGGcctcaaatggtcattccACCCCCTCCTCCACACCATCATCTTGACTGTGACGTTGGTGGCTCTCAAATGGTCATCACACCACCTCCGTCGCACAAATATCCACAATCTGATGTTGGCGGgcctcaaatggtcatctCACCCCCTCCTCCACACCATCATCCTGATTCTGACGTTGGTGGCCCTCAAATGGTCATTTCACCCCCTCCACCACACCATCATCTTGATTCCGATGTTGACGGCCCTCAAATGGTTATTCCCACTCCTCCACCACATCACATTCGCCTTTAA